A segment of the Bdellovibrio bacteriovorus genome:
GCTTCAGATAGCCTATGACCCGGGTGGCGTGGTCAATGTCCTGACTGCCGCACTCGCTGCATTTGTACAGAGTTCTTTTGTCGATGTGTTCACAAACGTTGCAGATCGTGATCTTGATGTTCACACACCAGTAATTACAGCCTGACAAAGCCGCCGCACGGATCAGTTTCAGGAATCCGTCGGAAGTCAGTCTTTCCTCCAGATTCAAGTGCAGGGCGGAGCCGCCATCCAGATATTGCATCATTTCCTTGCCGTGCAGATCCATTTTGTCCAGCGGATTGACGCCGTCGTTTTCCACCACATAGAAATAGGAATTGTAGCAGTCCCTTGGTACGAACAATCCGTCTTTGCGATCCCACTGGGCATTTTTCACCCCAAGATTTTCCGCCGGAACAAATTCGGTGTTGAACATGAAACCGTATTTTTCCCGCGCTTTGCGGTTGGCATCATAGATGACTTTCAGTTTTTCCCGCACGAAGTCCTTGTAGGCTGCGCTGTTTTCCACGCTTAGGCCGGAAAACTCGGCCGCTTCCACCATGCCGTTGATCCCGATGGTCAGGAACTGTTTTGTCAGGGTGATAAAGCCTGCGGAATAGGCACTTAACAAGCCGGCCTCGAAATATTCCTGCATCAGCTGGCGATAAGCGACCTGATACTTTTGCACTTTGTCCACCATCTCGGCCAGATCCAGATTTTTTTGCACCAGGCGGTTCATGTTGATGGTGATCACATTAATGGATCCCGTCGCGACGCCCCCGGCCCCCAGAGAATAGCTGAACGTATTGTCCGAGATTTCATTGCGCAGACGGCAGCAGCTGGCCAGACTGTCGGCGGAATCGCTCATGTACATAAAGAAGCTGTTGCCGCGGCTCAGTTCGTCGGCGCACATCGTGGCAAAATCCAGGTCCCGCGGGCCCTTGTCATCAACAAGCATGGCGGCTGTGACCACCGGGAAAGTCAGAATCGCCTTCTTGCGTTCGTCATTGAACCAGCTCATGAAATGAGATTGCAGTTTCTTGACGCTGTCCCAGCGGGGAAGATCGCCGTCCGGGAAAACAAAATCGCCGAACAGGGATTTGAAATAGTATTCATCATAGGCCGAGATGTTCCAGAACACTGACTGATAGCCTCTGGCCGCGGCGGGCTGATTGAGGGCATAAACCACGTGCTGCAGGTGATTGTTGATAATGCGTCGATGCGTTTTCAGGTAATCGTCGCCATAATCCAGACGTGCAAAGTGGTCAAAATACATCAGCCATTCGACGGTGGCCACGGCGCCGGCAAACTGCGCTGACACGGCAAAAACCAGATTCACAAAACAGCCGCAGAAACTTTCCAGGTGCTGCGGAGCTTTGGATTCGCCACCCAGATCTTTAAGTCCCTGCAACAGCAGGGGGTACATGGAGATCGAAGCGCAGTAGGGCTTTAAAGATGTTTCATCATGCACATAAATTTCATGACTTTCAATTTGGCGCACATATTCTTTTGCCAGATCCGGACCAAAGAGATCGGCGATCTTTCCGGCGACCAGACTGCGGTTGATCTGGATGTTGATGTCCTTGTTGATCTCGGCCTCCAGTGTGGCGATGTTTTTCAGAGTGACGTTGGCGTTGGCATCCAGCTTGGAGCCTTCAGCGGCATTGCTGGCGGCTTTGTATTGCTGAACAAATTCGATTTTTTTCTGTATCTGCTCTTCTGTGAGACGGATCATAGGGAGGGCTCCTTTGTGTTGTGTTGAAAAAGATGATTTAAAGTTTCACCGCTACGCAGATCCCTGAAGATCTGATTGGTGGTGGGCGACCACAGGCCTCCGCGGGCAGTGATCCACGGGCCGGTTTTTAAAAAGTCGAGGTGTTGTTGCAGTTCATGCGGGATGTGATCCAGCCCCGTATAAAGAGCGGTGAGGAGATCTTCCTGATGCGCGAGTTTTAAAAATTCAAGGAGTTCGTCCTGGCGCCATTCTCCACCCAGGAAGAGGACGCAGGAGATTCGCTGGCGGTAGCGTCGCACCAGTTCAAGAAACATGATCGGCGTCAGGGGAGTGCCGGTCTTTTCGGTCCAAAGTTCCGGAGAATGACACCCCGGACATTTCAACGGGCAGCCACAAACATAAAACGCCAATGAGATATGATTTGGGACTTCCTGGAAGACGATGTCGTGCTTATAGATGTTCATGCTGGTCTCCACCACTAGATATAGGATAGCGGCGCAAAACCCGGTGACACCCCTATAGTGGCGAAAGCATGATCGAGATCACATCACAAAAGATTTTTAAAAAAAAATCAAAAGAAGAGAGCTGAATTGTAGGGTCCAGAGAATCAACGGGGATTATTTGGGACTTTGCAGAATCTGAATTTGTTTGTGATTCATTTTGATCTGGCCTTCGTTTTCGAGTTCAGCCAGTGCGCGCGAAAAGGTTTCGGGTCTGAGACCCAGCATCAGCGCGACTTCGTGTTTTTTTCCACTCAGCTGCAGCAGTGGTTTGTTTTGCTCGCTTTGCAGGCGGCACAGATAGGACCACACACGCTCTTTTGCAGAAGGTGTGTTGATGTTTTCAATGACGTTGTTGAGGTTTGCCATCCAGCGCACCAAAGAGGCCACCACAGATTGATAGAGCAGAGGGTTTTTCTGCAGAATGTTTTGCAGTTCTTTTTTTGGCAGATAGAACACTTCGGTGGGTTCGGTGGTCGCTGCGGTGTCAGCCTGGCGATCCTGTCCCAATAGACTGCCTTCACCAAAAGTTTTTCCGGCGCCCAGAAGACCCAGCACGATCTCTTTCCCATTCGGAGAGATCTTTGAGATTTTCACAGTGCCCTTGGTGATCAGGAACAAACCTTTGGATTCGTCCTCCTGTTCAAACAGCAGGGCGTTCTTAGGATAGGTTTTTTTCTGAATGACGGAAAGAATCTGTTCAGTGACGTCTTCTTCCTGGGTGGAGCAGATCGGGCAGTTGTCGATGAAGCGTTTTTCCATAAAGGCCGCCTTAGCGAATCTCCGCGCGGTCTTTCAGACGGTCGCGGGAAAGAATGCGAATGCTGCGCCCATCTGTCTGGTCAATCAGGCCGTCTTTTTCAAACTGAGACAAGGTGCGAATCACGGTTTCTGGAGTTGTGCCGGCCCACTGGGCGATTTCCCGGCGTGTCCAGTTCTGATGTGCGAAGTGATCTTGCAGGAAGATCAGGGCTTCGGCGATGCGCTCGGAAGCGCCCTTATCCATTTGGTCCATCCATTTTTCCTCGGCCATTCGCAGGTCCTTGGAAATATGAGACAGAAGCTTCATGGCCAGTTCAGGATAACTTTTGAAGATGTTCATGATTTCGGCTTTGGGAACGAAGCACAGTTCGCAGTCTTCCACCGCCACAGCCGAAGCGTGGTAAGGCTCATTGGCAAACATAGAGCGATAGCCCAGGGTGCCGCCCGGTCCGACCAGACGCAGGGTGTGAGCCGCGCCGGATGCTGAGGTCACTTCCAATTTAACCAGACCAGACTGGATGGTGAAAATACCCAAAGGATCATTGCCGGAATAAAAAATGATCTGGCCGGCTTTGAAGCGGCAGGAAACACGGGCTTTTTCAACCATCAGCAGTACATCCGGATTGGAGCACAAAATGCTGTCCAAGCGGTTGCCACAGGTTTTGCAGGATTCAAGGTTGGGTTGAGGGCCGCATTCTTTTTTGATCGACATAGAGGCAGTCTATCAGAAAAACCCATTTTCGTCATGAAAGTTTATTGATACTGCAGTAAGGCTGAGTGCAACAAAAGACTGTCGTCGAGACCTTGGAATAGGGGCGTATTCAGGCGCAGGGCCGCATGGTGAGCTTCGTCCGGCAGTTTCCAGGTTTTTAAGCTGGACTCAAACAAACGCTGGAATTCGGCCTCTGAGGCTTCAGGCAGGGCTGCAGTCATGGCCAGGCCCTCCCGCCGTTTGAAGTAACCCAAAAGGACGGCCTTGAAGGTTTTCAGCAGATGCAGTGGGAAAGAGTTCATATCGGACATCAGATATTCAAATTCTTTTTTGAAAACCGGATCTGTCTGCAACATGGTCTGAATTTCTCTGAAGCCAAAGACCACCAGCAAATGACGGCTGAATTCAATTTGCGCACGGGCTTTGGCCGGGTCGGCGAAGAAATGGTCCGCGTGAATCAAGTCATGCACGATAAAACCCAGGACATCGCGCCCTTCCTCAACAAATTCCTGCATTTCCGTCAGGTCCTGCAGCATCGAAACACAGCGTTGGCCTTCGGTCTGCATGCTCAATACCTCTTTGGGTGTGGGCACATAAGACAGCAGGCGCAAGGGATAAAGCCCGCTTTCCCAGGCCATCAGGGATTGAGCCACGGACAGCGGAATAGAGCGCCAGCTGTGGGAGCAGAAATAGGTTAAAAGATCATCGGGGCGCTGAAAGCGGAGCAGGGACTTTGCCTGACGCAGGTCTTCAGGGAGGTCTTTTTGCAACAATTCGTAAAAGCTCTGGCAGCTCATTCGCGAATGTGCCGGAAGGTGGGCCAGGGGTTTGTTGTGCGGGCCTCCAAGAAAGTCTTTGGGGCGGCGTAAAAAGCTGAACACCAAAATGTAAATTGCCGCGATTTCCGCATCAGACAAGGATTTGCTCTGCCACAGACGCATAAAAACCTGCAGGCACTTGTGGGCCAGCGGGCTTGTGTTTTTCAGGAATTCGTCCTCCAGAAGACGATGACGGAATCGGCCGACGCGTAACATAATCGGATTTGTAGCGGAGCCGTTAACAGAAGTCTAACAAATAAACTCTTTGCCAAGGCCCTAATATCCTTTTCTAATAAGGAAACAACGATGCTCTAAAAGGATTTGGAGACTTCATGAAGAAAACGCTTCTTGTGATGATGTTGGTGGCCACCTCGGGAACTTCAAAGGCCCTGGCAGAAGAAAATCTCGCCAACCCCCGTTTCGATGACTATTACACAGTCAGGGAATCCATTTCCTCTCCTGCCGAAAACTTCACCGGTCCTTGGGACGCGGTTCAAAACCTGCTGCAGCAAAATGAAGAATTTTTCACCGAGCTTCGCACTCGTTTTTATTCTCTGGTGCGCTTTGATCATCACACCGACGGATACGGAAATGTCGGGGAGCGATACAACCGCGCCAAACATTTTGGTGGCTGGTTGAATGATCACCGTGATGAAGACTGCTACAATACGCGCGCCAAAGTTCTGATGCGTGATTCAGAGGTGCCTGTGGGCTTTGCCTCCAACGGCTGCACAGTTTCCACGGGGCAGTGGCAGGATCCGTATGGTGATCGCCAGTATTCCCGCGCCAGCGATATTCAGATTGATCACTTTGTGCCGTTGAAAAATGCCTATATCAGCGGCGCTCACAAGTGGAGCCGCACCAAACGCTGTCTTTACTCCAATTATCTGGGGAATGAATTCCATCTTCTGTCTGTTTTCGGAAAAGAGAACGCTTCCAAGAGTGACAAAACTCCGGAAGGATACATGCCGCCGAATCCGGGCTATCGTTGTCAGTATCTGGTGCAGTGGTTGAAGGTGAAAATGATCTGGTCGCTGGGGCTGACACCGCCGGAAAAGGACACGGTTTTGCGACTGGCCAGTGAAAACCGCTGTGACTTGAATGATTTTGTCTATAGCGAAGGGGACTTGCAGAATCAGCGCCGTTTTATGAATGAGAATATGGCTCTGTGCGAATAGGTTCACTCTGAGAATATGGAAAGATTAAGAAACAAATAAGGAGCGGATTTTCTCCTGATCCCCCTCAAATCCCCGCTCCGGGTGCCGATAAGAGCCTCATGAAAACAGTTCTTTTCTTATTCGGCCTATTCGGAGCCCTCGGGGCGGGAGCACAGGAAACCTGTCCCAACTCCAAAAGCACTGTCAAGGATCTGCAAAGTCTTTGCGATGAGCTTAATAAATCCAATCAGACCCACTGTAAAGTCAATGCGCCGGCGAAAACCGAGTCGGTGCCGACAATCACTTATGGGCTTTTAAGTGCCTCCGGAAAAATGAAGTCTCTGTTTGAGAAAATGGAAGGCATGCAAAAAGCCTTTCTGGCGGAAGCCGGAGGGTGTCCCGGGGGCTGTTCGCGCATCAATGCTCCGGTGGTTGAGATATCCACGCAACCCACTGCCGTGGTTAAACACGCTTCCTGCCCGGATCAATACACGGCGCTGAAACTCAGCTCCCAGGAACAACAGCGCTTTGCCATCGGCCAAAGCGGCGACTATTTCAAAAAATCATTCCGCCTGCGTGCGGATTCAAAAAAATGCCAGGAAGCGGCCACGACCTACGCGCAAGAAACCCTGATGGGTGAAAATGAACTGGGCTCATTCCTTGAGGACTCAAAATGCAAGTCGCCGTGCTCGTATTCATCCGTCATTCGTCTGAAAACCCGCAGCGCTGGCAAAGGCGAGTGTGCTGTGGATCTGGAGCTGGCTGTGCAGTGCGGTTCTCCGAAAAAAGACCGCGAGTGGCAGACTCAAGCCAAGTTGACCAAAACATTCAGCTGTGAGGTGGCACAATGAGAACCCTTTTGATTGTGTTGGT
Coding sequences within it:
- the nrdD gene encoding anaerobic ribonucleoside-triphosphate reductase; this encodes MIRLTEEQIQKKIEFVQQYKAASNAAEGSKLDANANVTLKNIATLEAEINKDINIQINRSLVAGKIADLFGPDLAKEYVRQIESHEIYVHDETSLKPYCASISMYPLLLQGLKDLGGESKAPQHLESFCGCFVNLVFAVSAQFAGAVATVEWLMYFDHFARLDYGDDYLKTHRRIINNHLQHVVYALNQPAAARGYQSVFWNISAYDEYYFKSLFGDFVFPDGDLPRWDSVKKLQSHFMSWFNDERKKAILTFPVVTAAMLVDDKGPRDLDFATMCADELSRGNSFFMYMSDSADSLASCCRLRNEISDNTFSYSLGAGGVATGSINVITINMNRLVQKNLDLAEMVDKVQKYQVAYRQLMQEYFEAGLLSAYSAGFITLTKQFLTIGINGMVEAAEFSGLSVENSAAYKDFVREKLKVIYDANRKAREKYGFMFNTEFVPAENLGVKNAQWDRKDGLFVPRDCYNSYFYVVENDGVNPLDKMDLHGKEMMQYLDGGSALHLNLEERLTSDGFLKLIRAAALSGCNYWCVNIKITICNVCEHIDKRTLYKCSECGSQDIDHATRVIGYLKRVSAFSKSRQIEAAKRFYHPTPSPVSSLAGTTSPRRSNPESRYTPHRPDGTDRCAEQIPLTT
- the nrdG gene encoding anaerobic ribonucleoside-triphosphate reductase activating protein, which codes for MNIYKHDIVFQEVPNHISLAFYVCGCPLKCPGCHSPELWTEKTGTPLTPIMFLELVRRYRQRISCVLFLGGEWRQDELLEFLKLAHQEDLLTALYTGLDHIPHELQQHLDFLKTGPWITARGGLWSPTTNQIFRDLRSGETLNHLFQHNTKEPSL
- a CDS encoding Crp/Fnr family transcriptional regulator; this encodes MSIKKECGPQPNLESCKTCGNRLDSILCSNPDVLLMVEKARVSCRFKAGQIIFYSGNDPLGIFTIQSGLVKLEVTSASGAAHTLRLVGPGGTLGYRSMFANEPYHASAVAVEDCELCFVPKAEIMNIFKSYPELAMKLLSHISKDLRMAEEKWMDQMDKGASERIAEALIFLQDHFAHQNWTRREIAQWAGTTPETVIRTLSQFEKDGLIDQTDGRSIRILSRDRLKDRAEIR
- a CDS encoding Crp/Fnr family transcriptional regulator, with product MEKRFIDNCPICSTQEEDVTEQILSVIQKKTYPKNALLFEQEDESKGLFLITKGTVKISKISPNGKEIVLGLLGAGKTFGEGSLLGQDRQADTAATTEPTEVFYLPKKELQNILQKNPLLYQSVVASLVRWMANLNNVIENINTPSAKERVWSYLCRLQSEQNKPLLQLSGKKHEVALMLGLRPETFSRALAELENEGQIKMNHKQIQILQSPK
- a CDS encoding HNH endonuclease family protein, which produces MKKTLLVMMLVATSGTSKALAEENLANPRFDDYYTVRESISSPAENFTGPWDAVQNLLQQNEEFFTELRTRFYSLVRFDHHTDGYGNVGERYNRAKHFGGWLNDHRDEDCYNTRAKVLMRDSEVPVGFASNGCTVSTGQWQDPYGDRQYSRASDIQIDHFVPLKNAYISGAHKWSRTKRCLYSNYLGNEFHLLSVFGKENASKSDKTPEGYMPPNPGYRCQYLVQWLKVKMIWSLGLTPPEKDTVLRLASENRCDLNDFVYSEGDLQNQRRFMNENMALCE